A single genomic interval of Sander lucioperca isolate FBNREF2018 chromosome 9, SLUC_FBN_1.2, whole genome shotgun sequence harbors:
- the LOC116045959 gene encoding oxygen-regulated protein 1 isoform X1, with the protein MSNTPVQEEAQEPPAQELSSGSGQTLPSRPLQPTSEPSSSKRVCFYKSGDYKFSGHRMVINARTFKTFDALLDALSKKVPLPFGVRTITTPRGTHLVKALDGLHDGGSYVCSDQKRVKPFNLDEVNRRQVPWNTTRPFSAGRRKRQGPQFGRRNEVATNRPAKVTDRVAVRTPKRLVVIRNRDPTVKRTIVLQRRTAPTFDALLDYLSQILQFPVLKIFSTDGRRLDSLAGLILCSGVVVAAGNEPFRLGNYSFQGAGQMAQVMYMDTVEPSMLQPRTQNNKSLSSGRGSRNFSLSSERYIVNQIKNSRNGSPNSHLLHHNGSFKTEVNHRHKSMETHGTGRVDNEHHAGIVPQDDDIEKSFRVNQDGSMTVEMKVRLTIKEEEMLHWTTTLSRSSLSKGTVCASISASGNSSLDINNGVAKDSSSFSEDETGAGVGFNDERAFEGYTSTALGKAKTGFKCTPTPGPPQVTKKASVESVKTVRESGVQKSTLGHYSYMERTPDGETTEGYCVVKHSSSSSSSSKRPIPKPRKTASVGAGNKGSHSSISSSGVAEVLQIQNNGMEVTETVMHIYESQGCYNNYFANEKHSADGEPSQCATPATENKPSIDSGQRSPSNDCDVDFSWQPPTTDSLQRQKEEMLSLSSEPTPTHEITATNSQIQETVRKDKTKRETKKKMIKPAQNQKSSTSTSSSGKKQKESIVSPSNNSKHSSPDKLSSNASVEKKALSSSESARSGQKSRGAEKPQIKKVSTDEKTPRKEEALKMTTPKRQNVSKAAAKYNGHNVNTPTGRPQMKKNMSDILQTKKSLYPDKKTISKPKVMTGNIIPSPKQSLQLSESFSMPSLNPSPSEIHQYVENWLEKVSPDPVPYTEEAIIAESEPRTKIVFQIGGDSELDENSECQTHQDEYYPSPGEAVKASVSCLSVPHCHETTALLHNERYVRGLCVSMPSVRDDPVHQENRLKPHKSAEAIVPADNEAPSSKSNILDSRAKIKPVLRELYSSIHCIRSASETNTTSNLEKSNSLPDFSTQVASVLGSSCKAFVSFLSVMTLRDNLTGSAPGDCTQSRSPSEAMLMLESLQKISAIEDEEELRASLTDLQSRASSQFRERWKDFQILRERLDSEPLSSKVSETEFALDLFSEGGDAFEDLDELMDELNMPQDLRAEISSTIQQAKSFYPVEDSTFVETERNQSDSEEDVETFVEECSDETKQSPEPDTTCMAEDTTQTKQDDDNGEIDNLKKMQSVYTEQAKMTTESEQEPDKESKISQTERDESLIEKENDKEEGEHIEDREVVNDREDGHTKEIVYDNDDDGDDGCGEETEKAEKEDAEEGAVTEVDVKGEEESEKEKGSVEEEEGSLQEVDGGAEGQMTVDEEEEGQKLEEAEEGLMDAEVQPAREDDSVEETDEREGVEETEEGEYEVDEEERGEECRTELRQGEEIEEEANAVIEKSDQGEEVGNIIEEVEEEEEEEDEDEADEVIGEPNEGEIVRNIEEVEEEEEEEEADEVVGETDEREEVGNIEEVEEEEEEEEEEEADEVIGETDEEEEVGDIEQAEEEEEEQETGAFTEDVEEEAEKCIEVENKEEEMKEVIEEKGEEDEENVVEERDEEEDEVVSEEDNEKEDEEEEEREQEVGEDGEDVEVIHIKERGTTDEEEEEDDIDKNIEEEERYGEGEESRKELEKTVNSLEEESEEEKEVVEEVEENMKTGQMLDEEEREDDEEHKSNESNDGLDEDEEQESKDEVQEENGTDDADSITSSTDGKKLLEEASYLQQQSSCDEANGDAKVAEHNTESSTKYSSEGQCEDDKGNGTDTVNELEIDEGGEPPEEGSSSLQHPAEISQELLDFVNSALQSSSLIFTYDTQGKIRIEPDNARVTQTKLTVIPKSRQDVLYGLKCLPSPSTSDLSDYRPETSESGGYKTQESVDIVTESGEEGSPFCRRKTDIPNRRTHAERANSKLSVANNTEVLQNAPFKSEGRISSDSGTKASKEDLSYFSAASSQKADAEPATETTRCISFTPEKDSDDGVLIDQGRWLLKENHLIRKSPPVSLGMYSHLDSTSIDTDQENTSKDSPSHWKSQHKPLEAISSSELEEMAKPLTPKCTYYNMPHGSDSDPFLDDSSVKSVKKDVSSVKGRGFRVSPTIDTSKTWASKNGSLSSFASVEFKMTDSKVHPEGESSAVAKARRTSSGGGRVLQSQDSLDTLPVRCGQYCPIL; encoded by the exons ATGAGCAACACACCCGTCCAGGAGGAGGCCCAGGAGCCGCCTGCTCAGGAATTGTCCTCCGGCAGTGGGCAGACGTTACCCTCCCGACCCTTACAGCCAACCTCTGAGCCCTCATCTTCTAAAAGAGTATGTTTCTACAAAAGTGGTGACTATAAATTCAGTGGGCATCGCATGGTCATCAATGCCCGCACCTTCAAGACATTTGATGCTCTACTAGACGCTCTTTCCAAAAAAGTGCCACTGCCATTTGGAGTGAGGACCATCACCACACCTCGCGGGACCCACCTGGTTAAGGCTTTAGATGGCTTGCATGATGGGGGATCTTATGTGTGTTCTGATCAGAAAAGGGTGAAGCCATTTAACCTGGATGAAGTGAACCGGCGGCAGGTACCGTGGAATACTACCAGACCCTTCAGCGCAGGGCGACGGAAACGTCAAGGACCCCAGTTTGGCAGAAGGAATGAAGTCGCCACCAACAGACCAGCAAAGGTCACTGATAGGGTGGCAGTACGGACACCAAAGAGGCTTGTGGTCATTAGGAATAGGGATCCCACTGTTAAACGCACAATTGTGTTGCAGAGAAGAACAGCACCAACATTTGATGCTTTACTGGATTACCTTTCCCAAATTCTGCAGTTCCCAGTGCTGAAAATCTTCTCTACAGATGGCAGAAGA CTTGATAGTCTTGCAGGACTTATCCTGTGCTCTGGAGTTGTTGTGGCAGCGGGCAACGAGCCATTCAGATTAGGAAACTACAGTTTTCAAGGAGCGGGCCAGATGGCACAAGTAATGTACATGGATACTGTGGAACCATCTATGTTGCAGCCCAGAACTC AGAACAACAAATCTTTGTCGAGTGGAAGAGGCTCAAGGAATTTTTCCTTATCATCAGAGAGATATATTGTCAACCAGATAAAGAACTCTCGAAATGGAAGCCCAAACAGCCACCTGCTTCACCACAACGGATCATTTAAAACAGAGGTCAACCATCGTCACAAATCAATGGAGACACATGGAACCGGGAGGGTAGATAACGAGCATCATGCTGGCATTGTACCTCAGGACGATGACATCGAAAAGTCTTTCCGTGTGAATCAAGATGGCAGCATGACAGTGGAGATGAAAGTTCGTCTGACCATTAAAGAGGAAGAGATGCTCCACTGGACTACCACACTCAGCCGCTCCAGCCTTAGCAAGGGGACAGTTTGTGCCTCGATATCTGCGTCGGGCAACAGCTCACTTGACATAAACAACGGCGTTGCCAAAGATTCCTCTAGCTTCAGTGAAGATGAAACTGGAGCTGGTGTCGGCTTTAACGACGAGCGAGCATTTGAGGGCTACACTTCCACGGCCTTGGGAAAAGCAAAAACTGGTTTCAAATGCACTCCTACGCCAGGTCCTCCGCAAGTTACGAAGAAGGCGTCTGTTGAGAGTGTGAAGACAGTGAGAGAGTCAGGGGTTCAGAAGAGCACACTGGGACATTATTCCTACATGGAGAGGACGCCTGATGGTGAGACAACTGAAGGATACTGCGTTGtcaaacacagcagcagcagcagcagcagcagcaaaaggCCAATCCCAAAACCTCGCAAAACAGCGTCTGTAGGGGCGGGCAACAAAGGCTCCCACTCCTCTATCAGTTCGTCAGGAGTAGCTGAGGTCCTTCAGATACAGAATAACGGGATGGAGGTTACAGAGACCGTGATGCATATTTATGAGAGTCAAGGCTGCTACAACAACTATTTTGCAAATGAGAAACATAGCGCAGATGGTGAACCTTCGCAATGTGCCACTCCAGCGACAGAAAATAAACCATCCATTGACTCAGGGCAGCGTTCACCCAGCAATGATTGTGATGTAGATTTTAGCTGGCAGCCACCCACAACTGACTCActacaaagacagaaagaggagaTGTTATCATTGTCATCAGAGCCAACCCCAACACATGAGATCACTGCAACAAACTCCCAAATACAGGAGACAGtaagaaaagacaaaactaaacgtgagacaaagaaaaagatGATTAAACCTGCTCAGAATCAGAAGAGTTCAACTTCAACAAGCAGCTCaggtaaaaaacaaaaggaaagcATTGTAAGCCCCTCAAATAATAGCAAACATTCATCTCCAGACAAGCTCAGCAGCAATGCCAGTGTGGAAAAAAAGGCTTTAAGTTCATCAGAAAGTGCTAGAAGTGGTCAGAAGAGTAGAGGAGCAGAAAAGCCTCAAATTAAGAAAGTGAGTACAGATGAAAAGACGCCCAGGAAAGAGGAAGCCTTAAAAATGACTACACCTAAGAGACAAAACGTGAGTAAAGCAGCTGCTAAATATAATGGCCATAATGTAAATACTCCAACTGGAAGGCCTCAAATGAAGAAGAACATGTCAGACATTTTACAAACCAAAAAATCACTTTATCCTGACAAAAAGACAATTAGCAAGCCCAAAGTCATGACTGGAAACATAATACCATCACCTAAACAGTCTTTACAGTTGAGTGAGAGTTTTTCGATGCCCTCTCTCAATCCTTCACCCTCTGAAATCCACCAATATGTTGAGAATTGGTTGGAGAAAGTCAGCCCAGACCCAGTGCCATACACTGAGGAGGCCATCATAGCTGAATCAGAGCCTCGGACAAAAATTGTGTTTCAGATAGGCGGTGATTCTGAATTAGATGAAAATAGTGAATGCCAGACTCATCAGGATGAGTATTATCCATCGCCCGGAGAGGCTGTCAAGGCATCAGTGTCCTGTCTATCAGTACCTCATTGTCATGAAACTACAGCTCTGCTGCACAATGAACGATATGTGAGAGGTTTATGTGTTTCAATGCCGAGTGTCAGAGACGACCCTGTGCACCAGGAGAACAGACTGAAGCCACACAAATCTGCAGAGGCCATCGTTCCAGCTGACAATGAAGCACCTTCATCTAAATCCAACATTTTGGATTCAAGAGCAAAGATAAAACCTGTCCTGCGGGAACTTTATTCATCTATTCACTGCATCAGAAGTGCATCTGAAACCAACACAACATCCAACCTTGAGAAGTCCAACAGCCTTCCTGATTTCTCAACACAAGTGGCGTCAGTGTTAGGCTCGTCATGTAAAGCCTTTGTGTCATTCTTATCAGTGATGACTCTGCGAGATAACCTAACAGGATCTGCGCCGGGAGACTGCACCCAATCAAGAAGCCCCTCAGAGGCCATGCTGATGTTGGAATCCCTGCAAAAGATTTCTGCCATCGAGGACGAGGAAGAGCTGAGGGCAAGTTTGACGGATCTACAGAGCAGAGCATCTTCTCAGTTCAGAGAACGCTGGAAGGATTTCCAGATTCTGAGGGAAAGGCTTGACAGTGAACCGCTGTCTTCCAAAGTTTCAGAAACAGAATTTGCCCTGGATCTTTTCTCCGAAGGGGGTGATGCATTTGAGGATCTTGACGAGCTGATGGATGAGCTAAATATGCCGCAAGACCTCAGAGCAGAGATTTCTTCAACAATCCAACAAGCTAAAAGTTTTTACCCTGTAGAGGACAGCACTTTTGTAGAAACTGAAAGAAACCAATCGGACTCAGAGGAAGATGTGGAAACATTTGTTGAAGAATGCAGCGATGAAACAAAACAATCACCTGAGCCTGACACTACCTGCATGGCTGAGGACACTACTCAAACAAAACAGGATGATGATAATGGAGAGATAGATAACTTAAAGAAAATGCAATCTGTGTATACTGAACAGGCCAAGATGACGACCGAGTCAGAGCAAGAACCTGATAAAGAATCAAAAATATCCCAGACAGAAAGAGATGAGTCCTTaatagagaaagaaaatgacaagGAAGAAGGGGAACACATAGAGGATAGGGAGGTAGTGAATGACAGAGAGGATGGACATACAAAAGAGATAGtttatgataatgatgatgatggtgatgatggttgTGGTGAAGAGACTGAAAAGGCAGAAAAGGAAGATGCAGAAGAGGGGGCAGTGACAGAAGTGGATGTCAAGGGAGAGGAGGAATCAGAAAAGGAAAAGGGAAgtgtagaggaggaggagggatctctTCAGGAAGTAGATGGAGGGGCAGAGGGACAGATGACAgtggatgaagaggaagaggggcaGAAATTAGAAGAAGCAGAGGAGGGATTAATGGATGCAGAAGTTCAACCAGCAAGAGAGGATGATAGTGTTGAAgagacagatgagagagagggtgttgaggagacagaggaaggggagtATGAGGTTGATGAAGAAGAAAGGGGGGAGGAATGTAGAACTGAGCTGAGGCAAGGTGAAGAGATTGAAGAAGAGGCAAATGCGGTTATTGAGAAGTCAGATCAAGGAGAGGAAGTAGGAAATATAATTGAagaagtggaggaggaggaggaggaggaggacgaagaTGAAGCAGATGAGGTTATTGGGGAGCCAAATGAAGGAGAGATAGTAAGAAATATTGAagaagtggaggaggaggaagaggaagaagaagcagaTGAGGTTGTTGGGGAGACAGATGAAAGAGAAGAAGTAGGAAATATTGAAGAagttgaggaggaggaggaagaggaagaagaa gaagaagcagaTGAGGTTATTGGAGAGACagatgaagaagaggaagtAGGAGATATTGAacaagcagaggaggaggaggaggaacaaGAAACAGGTGCCTTTACTGAAGACGTTGAGGAGGAAGCAGAGAAATGTATTGAGGTGGAAAACAAAGAAGAGGAAATGAAGGAGGTTATTGAGGAGAAAGGTGAGGAAGATGAAGAAAATGTTGTTGAGGAaagagatgaggaagaggacgaggtgGTTAGTGAGGAAGACAATGagaaggaggatgaggaggaagaagagagagaacaagAGGTGGGGGAGGATGGTGAGGACGTTGAGGTTATACATATAAAAGAAAGGGGGACTacagatgaggaagaggaagaagatgacATTGATAAGAATATAGAAGAGGAAGAAAGGTATGGCGAGGGTGAGGAGAGCAGGAAAGAGCTAGAGAAAACAGTAAATAGTCTTGAGGAAGAatcagaagaagagaaagaagttgTAGAGGAGGTTgaagaaaatatgaaaacaggGCAAATGCTAgatgaagaggagagggaagatgatgaagaacacaaaagtaatgAGTCAAATGATGGGTTAGACGAGGATGAAGAGCAAGAATCAAAGGATGAGGTACAGGAAGAAAATGGTACTGATGATGCAGACAGTATTACTAGTAGTACAGATGGTAAAAAACTACTAGAGGAGGCCTCGTATTTGCAGCAGCAGAGTAGCTGTGATGAAGCAAATGGAGACGCAAAGGTAGCAGAACACAACACTGAATCGTCAACCAAATATTCCTCTGAGGGTCAGTGTGAGGATGATAAAGGTAATGGAACAGACACTGTTAATGAACTTGAAATAGATGAGGGAGGGGAGCCTCCCGAGGAAGGAAGCAGCAGTCTACAACATCCAGCGGAAATATCACAGGAATTACTTGACTTTGTTAACTCTGCCCTGCAGTCCTCTTCACTTATATTCACGTACGACACTCAGGGGAAAATCAGGATAGAGCCAGATAACGCTCGAGTTACACAAACTAAACTAACTGTTATTCCAAAAAGTAGACAGGATGTTTTGTACGGCTTAAAGTGTCTCCCGAGCCCGAGCACTTCAGATTTGTCTGATTACAGGCCAGAAACGTCGGAGAGTGGTGGATATAAAACTCAGGAGTCTGTAGATATTGTCACTGAGAGTGGAGAAGAGGGTTCTCCATTCTGCAGACGTAAGACTGATATCCCTAACAGGAGAACACATGCGGAGCGAGCTAACTCCAAACTGTCTGTTGCAAA TAATACAGAAGTCTTGCAAAATGCCCCATTCAAAAGTGAAGGGAGGATCTCTTCTGACTCAGGCACCAAAGCCTCAAAGGAGGATCTGTCTTATTTCAGTGCTGCGAGCTCACAAAAGGCAGATGCCGAACCTGCCACAGAGACCACACGGTGCATTTCTTTCACCCCAGAAAAAGACTCAGATGATGGGGTTTTGATCGACCAAGGTAGATGGCTGCTCAAGGAGAATCACCTCATCAGAAAATCACCTCCAGTCTCCCTGGGAATGTACAGTCATTTAGATAGCACATCTATAGATACAGATCAGGAGAACACTAGCAAGGATTCCCCATCGCATTGGAAATCCCAGCACAAACCTCTTGAAGCCATATCCTCATCAGAGCTTGAAGAGATGGCGAAGCCTCTAACACCGAAGTGCACCTACTACAACATGCCACATGGAAGCGATTCTGACCCCTTTCTGGATGATTCCAGTGTCAAAAGTGTGAAAAAAGATGTAAGCAGTGTCAAAGGGAGGGGTTTCAGGGTGTCACCTACGATTGATACGTCCAAAACCTGGGCAAGTAAAAATGGTAGTCTGTCTTCATTTGCATCAGTTGAGTTTAAAATGACTGACAGTAAAGtgcatcctgagggggagtccTCAGCTGTGGCAAAGGCAAGACGGACATCTAGTGGAGGAGGACGTGTACTGCAATCACAAGACTCCCTTGACACGCTACCTGTGAGATGTGGCCAATACTGCCCCATACTATAA